From the genome of Anaerolineae bacterium, one region includes:
- a CDS encoding SIS domain-containing protein, with amino-acid sequence MSYLSYEIREQPGTILRLLEKETNNIMQIAAAIRARHVRYVIIAARGSSDNAARYAQYLFGAWNRLPVGLATPSLFSIYGQPPRLEGALVIGISQSGQSPDVVSVVEEGRRQGVPTIAITNYPDSPLAAQANYVILLHTGEERAVAATKTYTAQLAALALLSCALENDHERLEALRGVPLALEKLLAGEEHIANVVERYRYMEACVVLGRGYNYATAFEIALKLKELDLLIAEPYSPADFMHGPIALISKGFPALLIAPSGKMFDMMREFALELKSRGVELIVISDRPELLDEAITPLPLPEGIPEWLSPLVAVVPGQLFALHLALIKGLDPDRPPGLQKVTLTR; translated from the coding sequence ATGAGTTACCTGAGCTACGAAATCCGCGAGCAGCCGGGAACTATCCTCCGTTTGTTGGAAAAAGAGACCAACAATATAATGCAAATAGCAGCAGCCATCCGCGCTCGCCATGTGCGCTACGTTATCATCGCTGCCCGCGGTTCTTCTGACAATGCAGCTCGCTACGCTCAGTATCTTTTCGGAGCTTGGAATCGTTTACCTGTGGGATTGGCCACACCATCGCTCTTCAGCATTTATGGTCAGCCACCTCGACTGGAAGGAGCTCTCGTCATCGGGATCTCTCAGTCAGGTCAATCGCCAGATGTCGTGTCCGTTGTGGAGGAGGGGAGGCGTCAGGGTGTGCCAACCATAGCCATCACTAATTATCCTGATTCCCCTTTAGCTGCCCAGGCCAATTATGTAATCTTGCTCCACACCGGTGAGGAACGAGCGGTGGCGGCTACTAAAACCTACACAGCTCAACTTGCTGCGCTGGCTCTGCTTTCTTGCGCTCTGGAAAACGATCATGAGCGCCTGGAAGCCTTACGGGGTGTGCCTCTGGCTCTAGAGAAACTCCTGGCTGGCGAAGAACACATCGCCAATGTAGTGGAGCGGTACCGCTATATGGAGGCCTGTGTCGTCCTGGGGCGGGGCTATAATTATGCCACTGCTTTCGAAATTGCCCTTAAGCTCAAAGAACTTGATCTTCTCATAGCTGAACCTTATTCCCCAGCCGATTTCATGCACGGCCCAATCGCTCTGATAAGTAAGGGTTTCCCGGCTCTACTCATCGCCCCCAGCGGCAAAATGTTTGACATGATGCGTGAATTTGCTCTGGAACTTAAGTCGCGCGGGGTTGAACTCATCGTTATCTCCGATCGGCCGGAACTCTTGGATGAAGCTATCACACCTCTTCCTCTCCCTGAAGGTATACCAGAATGGCTTTCTCCTCTCGTGGCGGTCGTTCCAGGGCAGCTTTTTGCCCTGCATCTGGCCCTTATAAAGGGGC
- a CDS encoding carbohydrate deacetylase, which produces MAKYLIVNADDFGRSRGVNRGILKAHREGIVTSTSLMVNQPFAQEGASILKDTPSLGAGVHLVFSAGKPILPPERVPTLVDSNGFFFPQEVLFMKAGEISPDELKAEFKAQITRFYELVGREPDHLDCHHFIHVHPYFFAVYVEVAKEMGLPIRNPLPRDPQEISVVLRSLPSALKDLPQEIALAVLETDQKLASSVPSPDRFIGSFFGEEAVTLENLLSILESVGEGVTELMCHPAFVDEELLSSSQYAFPREKELEVLCSPLVRRKVEELGIELVTFSVLSGGK; this is translated from the coding sequence ATGGCCAAGTACCTTATCGTAAACGCTGATGATTTTGGACGAAGCCGAGGGGTAAACAGAGGGATCCTTAAAGCCCACAGAGAAGGAATCGTCACAAGCACTTCCCTCATGGTGAATCAGCCTTTCGCCCAGGAGGGAGCTTCAATTCTGAAGGATACACCATCTCTGGGAGCAGGCGTTCACCTCGTTTTCTCGGCCGGAAAGCCCATTCTGCCGCCGGAGAGGGTACCCACTCTGGTCGACTCCAACGGATTTTTCTTTCCTCAGGAAGTCCTTTTCATGAAAGCTGGGGAAATTTCGCCTGACGAACTCAAAGCTGAGTTCAAGGCTCAGATTACCAGGTTCTACGAGCTCGTGGGTCGCGAGCCTGATCACCTTGATTGCCACCATTTCATCCACGTTCACCCCTATTTTTTTGCCGTTTATGTAGAGGTAGCGAAAGAAATGGGATTACCCATACGCAATCCCCTCCCCCGCGATCCTCAGGAAATATCCGTCGTCCTTAGGTCCCTGCCTTCTGCTCTCAAAGATTTGCCTCAGGAAATAGCTTTGGCTGTCCTGGAAACTGATCAAAAGCTTGCCAGTTCAGTTCCTTCTCCCGACCGCTTCATTGGCTCCTTCTTCGGAGAAGAGGCCGTAACCCTGGAGAACCTTTTATCCATATTGGAAAGCGTAGGAGAAGGAGTTACGGAACTCATGTGCCATCCAGCTTTCGTAGATGAAGAGCTTCTTTCCTCAAGCCAGTACGCTTTTCCCAGGGAGAAAGAACTTGAAGTATTGTGTAGCCCACTGGTGCGCCGCAAAGTTGAGGAGCTGGGGATAGAGTTGGTTACCTTCTCAGTCCTCTCGGGAGGTAAGTGA
- a CDS encoding gamma carbonic anhydrase family protein, which produces MDVEFHPEKIDPSAFIAPGAFIIGDVTIGPESSVWFGAVLRGDIAPIVVGRKTNIQDGAVVHVDIGQPTFIGNGVTVGHGAILHGCTIRDNVLIGIRAVVLTGAVIGENSIVGAGAVVTEGTVIPPNSLVLGIPARVVGEITPELLQRIKESAEHYRNYIQVYRGSFRAR; this is translated from the coding sequence ATGGATGTGGAATTTCATCCCGAGAAGATAGACCCTTCGGCTTTCATCGCCCCTGGGGCTTTTATAATAGGAGACGTAACCATAGGGCCCGAATCCAGCGTGTGGTTTGGGGCCGTGCTTAGGGGGGATATCGCCCCCATAGTGGTTGGCCGAAAGACCAATATCCAGGATGGAGCTGTGGTGCATGTGGACATCGGACAACCAACTTTCATCGGGAATGGGGTAACAGTAGGGCATGGGGCTATTCTGCATGGTTGCACGATCAGGGATAACGTGCTTATAGGTATAAGGGCAGTGGTGCTTACGGGAGCAGTAATTGGGGAAAATTCCATCGTAGGAGCTGGTGCAGTAGTAACCGAGGGGACCGTTATTCCGCCCAATTCTTTAGTGTTGGGCATACCAGCCAGGGTGGTGGGAGAAATAACTCCGGAGCTTCTCCAACGCATTAAGGAGTCGGCAGAGCATTACAGAAACTATATCCAAGTTTACAGGGGGAGCTTTCGGGCCAGATAA
- a CDS encoding MFS transporter encodes MDREERRSFYLNVINGALFNFAERLIDPYLVLTWFVSQLSSSNFLAGLVAPLGDAGWYLPQIFVSTYVQRMERKMPSYTYTAIIRLAAWLFLALAVFFTDSSSVLLATFFSLYLLARLVSGIAGIAFFEVTAKTVSPRRLGSLFALRLLLGGILGISAGWIVKEVLSFSSPPFPKNFAILFALYCLITAPAMGAFIAIREPPGRANPQPVTIGEQWRRAGHVLKEDRMFFTFILSQVALALAGASTPFFTVFAEKILQATPGMLGLYLSVRVAAQLVSNLPWGLLTDRFGERLILMAYGLGNAVTLLIALGMSLWPEGPAVPYLMVLVFSLNGAFLPAGAIVGASYPIKLSPEEERPLYIGLYNTIMGIATLLSGFGGIVVDVGGFRTLFALSFSLYIVTYYLARKLPL; translated from the coding sequence ATGGATAGAGAAGAAAGGCGCAGCTTTTACCTCAATGTCATAAACGGTGCCCTCTTCAATTTCGCCGAAAGGCTTATCGACCCATACCTTGTCCTCACCTGGTTTGTGAGCCAGCTTAGTTCTTCCAATTTTCTTGCCGGGCTGGTGGCCCCGCTCGGGGACGCAGGATGGTATCTTCCTCAAATTTTTGTTTCCACTTACGTGCAGCGGATGGAGAGGAAGATGCCGAGTTACACCTATACAGCGATCATCCGACTGGCAGCCTGGTTGTTTCTGGCCCTGGCAGTCTTTTTCACCGATAGCTCTTCTGTGCTTCTGGCCACCTTTTTCTCTCTTTACCTCCTGGCGAGGCTCGTATCGGGAATAGCGGGCATAGCTTTCTTCGAGGTAACGGCTAAAACCGTTTCCCCGCGGCGCCTCGGAAGCCTCTTCGCCCTGAGGCTCCTTTTGGGAGGAATTCTGGGAATAAGCGCTGGCTGGATTGTAAAGGAGGTGTTGAGTTTTTCCAGCCCTCCTTTCCCCAAAAACTTCGCTATTCTCTTTGCTTTGTATTGCCTCATAACTGCTCCGGCGATGGGGGCCTTTATAGCGATAAGGGAGCCGCCGGGCAGAGCTAACCCTCAACCTGTTACAATTGGGGAACAGTGGCGAAGAGCTGGCCATGTCCTCAAGGAAGACAGGATGTTTTTCACCTTCATCCTTTCCCAGGTTGCTCTGGCTCTGGCTGGAGCTTCCACTCCCTTCTTCACCGTTTTTGCGGAGAAAATCCTACAGGCTACCCCTGGCATGCTGGGCCTCTATTTGAGCGTACGTGTAGCTGCTCAGCTTGTCTCCAATCTCCCCTGGGGTTTACTGACTGACAGGTTTGGGGAGCGTTTAATCCTCATGGCTTATGGCCTTGGAAATGCTGTTACTCTATTGATTGCCCTCGGCATGAGTTTATGGCCAGAGGGGCCGGCCGTTCCCTACCTTATGGTGCTGGTTTTTTCCCTGAATGGAGCCTTCCTTCCCGCAGGAGCGATAGTAGGGGCCAGCTACCCTATCAAGCTTTCCCCTGAAGAAGAGCGGCCCCTTTACATTGGGCTTTACAACACGATAATGGGAATAGCTACACTCCTTTCCGGTTTCGGAGGGATCGTAGTGGATGTTGGAGGGTTCAGAACGCTCTTTGCCCTCTCTTTCTCCCTCTATATCGTAACCTATTATCTGGCCCGAAAGCTCCCCCTGTAA
- a CDS encoding metal ABC transporter permease, with product MMDFLLAPLVYPFMVRALIASIIVGIVCGVVGSYVVLRGMAFLGDALAHSILPGVAIGYLLGKGAKGPIFWGAIVAAILASLGIGALSKQTKLREDASIGIIFAGMLALGIAIISSVRNYAVDLAHFLFGNVLAVSWGDLALIAGLGAAVIITVMAFYKEFMVMAFDPILASTLRIKADLLNYIFLAMISVTVVVSLQTVGVALAVALLITPAATAYLLANRLPAMMALSAAIGVVSGIIGLYLSYYLGVASGASIVLVATVFFLLAFVFSRKRRP from the coding sequence GTGATGGATTTCTTGCTTGCACCTCTTGTGTACCCCTTCATGGTCAGGGCTTTGATTGCTTCCATTATAGTAGGCATTGTGTGCGGGGTTGTAGGGAGTTACGTGGTGCTGAGGGGTATGGCTTTCCTCGGGGATGCCCTGGCCCATTCAATCTTGCCAGGAGTGGCTATAGGTTACCTTCTGGGTAAAGGGGCAAAGGGCCCTATCTTCTGGGGAGCCATCGTTGCTGCTATCCTTGCTTCTCTGGGAATTGGAGCTTTGAGCAAGCAAACAAAGCTCCGGGAAGATGCTTCCATAGGCATAATTTTTGCTGGAATGCTGGCACTGGGGATAGCTATAATCTCTTCGGTGAGGAACTACGCAGTGGATCTCGCCCATTTCCTGTTCGGGAACGTGCTGGCTGTCTCGTGGGGAGATTTAGCTCTCATCGCTGGTCTCGGGGCGGCCGTTATCATTACAGTGATGGCATTTTACAAAGAGTTCATGGTCATGGCTTTCGACCCCATCCTGGCTTCCACTTTGAGGATAAAGGCAGACCTTCTCAATTACATCTTTTTAGCCATGATTTCGGTTACGGTGGTGGTTTCCCTCCAGACGGTAGGGGTAGCTCTGGCGGTGGCTTTGCTTATTACTCCAGCCGCCACAGCTTACCTTCTGGCTAATCGTCTGCCAGCGATGATGGCGCTCTCAGCAGCCATAGGGGTTGTTTCGGGAATAATAGGCCTTTACCTTTCTTACTATCTGGGTGTAGCATCGGGGGCTTCAATAGTCCTTGTGGCTACTGTTTTTTTCCTCCTGGCTTTTGTTTTTTCTCGCAAACGCAGGCCCTAA
- a CDS encoding metal ABC transporter ATP-binding protein, whose product MMPFKCKGLEHRTGTPVLELKGVTVRYNGVTALEEISFSLEKGDFVALVGPNGAGKSTLFKAIAGLIKPQEGEIKVYGYEPGGHVCIAYIPQRSEVDWSFPATVADVVMMGRIAKLGPLMWPRKKDWELVYKALEMVGLAELARRPIGELSGGQQQKAFIARALAQEAELMLLDEPFNGLDAPSHEEILQILKALNHRDVTIIIATHDLELASQHFSLVMLLNRRLLGFGCPEEVFTPQLLKQAYGGHLQFLQTPEGFRIVGDTCCNRGEW is encoded by the coding sequence ATGATGCCCTTTAAATGCAAGGGCCTTGAGCACAGAACTGGCACCCCCGTCTTGGAACTGAAAGGGGTTACTGTCCGTTACAACGGGGTTACAGCTCTGGAAGAAATTTCTTTTTCGCTGGAAAAGGGGGATTTTGTCGCTTTAGTAGGGCCAAACGGTGCGGGCAAAAGCACTCTCTTTAAAGCTATAGCAGGGCTTATAAAGCCTCAGGAAGGAGAGATAAAGGTTTATGGCTATGAACCAGGGGGGCACGTCTGCATAGCTTATATCCCCCAGCGAAGCGAAGTGGACTGGAGTTTCCCTGCCACCGTAGCTGACGTGGTTATGATGGGGCGCATTGCCAAGCTTGGCCCCCTGATGTGGCCCCGGAAGAAGGACTGGGAACTGGTGTACAAGGCTTTGGAAATGGTGGGCCTTGCGGAGCTGGCCCGCCGCCCGATAGGGGAACTATCAGGTGGACAGCAGCAGAAAGCTTTTATCGCCCGGGCTCTGGCGCAGGAGGCCGAGCTTATGCTCCTGGATGAGCCCTTTAACGGCCTGGATGCCCCATCCCACGAAGAGATACTTCAGATCCTGAAAGCTCTCAATCACCGGGATGTCACCATAATCATAGCCACCCATGATTTAGAATTGGCTTCCCAGCATTTTAGCTTAGTTATGCTCCTTAACCGCCGCCTTCTGGGTTTTGGCTGCCCCGAGGAGGTCTTTACTCCCCAGCTTCTCAAGCAGGCTTACGGCGGTCACCTTCAGTTCCTCCAAACCCCTGAAGGCTTCAGGATAGTAGGCGATACTTGCTGCAATCGGGGAGAATGGTGA